One region of Methanobrevibacter wolinii SH genomic DNA includes:
- the cobM gene encoding precorrin-4 C(11)-methyltransferase, with product MEGKVVFIGAGPGDVELLTIKGYKIIQKVDVIIYAGSLVNPKILEYNENDAKIYNSASMNLNETTEVIKNACFEGKLVARVHTGDPSIYGAIAEQIRELKKLNINYEVIPGVSSVFGSAAALETELTLPEVSQTVIITRPEGRTPKPKGESLASLSKHHATMCIFLGVSMIDKVVDELLVGYEKDTPIAVVKKATWPDQEILRGTLGDIVSKVHDANFTKTSMIIVGDALDTNADFNPSKLYDKDFKHEYRH from the coding sequence ATGGAAGGTAAAGTTGTTTTTATTGGTGCAGGTCCTGGTGATGTAGAACTTTTAACAATTAAGGGGTATAAAATTATACAAAAAGTAGATGTTATTATATATGCAGGATCACTTGTTAATCCAAAAATATTAGAATATAATGAAAATGATGCGAAAATTTATAATAGTGCATCAATGAATCTAAATGAAACTACAGAAGTTATTAAAAATGCATGTTTTGAAGGTAAATTAGTTGCACGTGTACATACAGGAGATCCATCTATATATGGTGCTATTGCTGAACAAATTAGAGAACTTAAAAAATTAAATATTAATTATGAAGTAATTCCTGGTGTAAGTTCTGTATTTGGTTCTGCTGCTGCACTTGAAACTGAGTTAACTCTTCCAGAAGTTTCTCAAACTGTTATTATTACTCGTCCTGAAGGAAGAACTCCAAAACCTAAAGGTGAAAGTCTTGCAAGTTTATCAAAACATCATGCTACAATGTGTATATTTTTAGGTGTTTCTATGATTGATAAAGTTGTTGATGAACTTCTTGTTGGTTATGAAAAAGATACTCCTATTGCTGTTGTTAAAAAAGCAACTTGGCCTGATCAAGAAATACTTAGGGGAACTCTTGGAGATATTGTAAGTAAAGTTCATGATGCTAATTTTACTAAAACATCTATGATTATTGTTGGTGATGCTTTAGATACTAATGCTGATTTTAATCCATCTAAATTATATGATAAAGATTTTAAACATGAATATAGACATTAA
- a CDS encoding VOC family protein, whose product MKIKYSTRIVSDMNKSIDFYKLLGFEVEETITPPNGSLITLMKGEGDVLIELIKDNVNSPGLFATGMLVDDINKEVESLKSKGIEFSLEPTEISVGYMAMFQDPDGINIVIIEHTK is encoded by the coding sequence ATGAAAATTAAGTATAGTACAAGAATAGTAAGTGATATGAATAAATCAATTGATTTTTATAAATTACTTGGTTTTGAAGTTGAAGAGACTATTACTCCTCCAAATGGTTCTTTAATTACCTTGATGAAAGGTGAAGGTGATGTTTTAATAGAACTTATTAAGGATAATGTTAATAGTCCTGGTTTATTTGCTACTGGTATGCTTGTTGATGATATTAATAAAGAGGTTGAATCTTTAAAAAGTAAAGGAATTGAATTTAGTTTAGAACCTACTGAAATATCTGTTGGTTATATGGCAATGTTTCAAGATCCGGATGGAATAAATATTGTTATAATAGAACATACTAAATAA
- a CDS encoding thymidylate synthase, protein MVYVVENDDIADCWEDLVKLIYSKGHFVNDERGSLTKELLNVVTRIKTPLGKQSNGFFGLGKEYVNIENIKIPEGYFWAGDRVKTYSEQFLSRDNPGFVYTYGSRLRNHEDYLSDEKDGEGYTGIDQIKVAINRLKNCKESRRAISVTWDPHLDTVNEEVPCLILVDFKIRHNKLYTTGLWRSHDIYGAWFANAVGLTYLAQHVADEVGVEIAPITIHSISAHIYENNFEDAERRCEKDND, encoded by the coding sequence ATGGTTTATGTTGTTGAAAATGATGATATTGCAGATTGCTGGGAAGATCTTGTTAAACTAATTTATTCTAAAGGTCATTTTGTAAATGATGAAAGAGGTTCTCTTACAAAAGAATTATTAAATGTTGTAACAAGAATTAAAACCCCACTTGGAAAACAAAGTAATGGGTTTTTTGGTTTAGGCAAAGAATATGTTAATATTGAAAATATTAAAATTCCTGAAGGTTATTTTTGGGCAGGAGATAGAGTAAAAACATATTCAGAACAATTTTTAAGTAGAGATAATCCTGGATTTGTATATACTTATGGTAGTAGATTAAGAAACCATGAAGATTATCTTTCAGATGAAAAAGATGGAGAAGGTTATACTGGAATAGATCAAATTAAAGTTGCTATTAATAGATTAAAAAATTGTAAAGAATCTCGTAGAGCTATTTCAGTAACTTGGGATCCTCATTTAGATACTGTAAATGAAGAAGTTCCTTGTTTAATTCTTGTTGATTTTAAGATTAGGCATAATAAACTTTATACTACTGGTCTTTGGAGAAGTCATGATATTTATGGAGCATGGTTTGCTAATGCAGTAGGTCTTACTTATTTAGCTCAACATGTTGCTGATGAGGTTGGTGTAGAAATTGCACCTATTACTATTCATTCTATTAGTGCTCATATCTATGAAAATAATTTTGAGGATGCTGAAAGACGTTGTGAGAAAGATAATGATTAA
- a CDS encoding methionine synthase, which produces MLTTVVGSFPFELKNPNNFSDKIKHVFGVYDSYKIAIKDIVTAELNAGIDIVGDGGVRENMNMINIFSRHMQGMKIEGGTTVIKSKILPSHNDITIKDINTAKKVLDDYIIKHEDDLTEEEIVNKGVKGIVTGPSTMICASRIESFYKNKNDAIIDYAHAFNSELKAIEEKTEAKYIQIDEPMLSTGIVDMSVAHEAIDILTDDIELPIAVHACGDISKIYKDLANLNVDILDLEFAGNYDNFKILKNNISKFKGKKFGFGCLNSAIDQVDDKYRTRDLIHKAVNVLGEDNIILDPDCGLGKLSRENAFKKLQLMCNLNKEFNS; this is translated from the coding sequence ATGTTAACAACTGTTGTTGGTAGTTTTCCATTTGAACTTAAAAATCCAAATAATTTTTCAGATAAAATAAAACACGTATTTGGAGTTTATGATTCTTATAAAATTGCGATTAAGGATATTGTAACTGCAGAACTAAATGCCGGTATTGATATTGTTGGTGATGGTGGTGTTCGTGAAAATATGAATATGATTAATATTTTCTCAAGGCATATGCAAGGTATGAAAATTGAAGGCGGTACAACAGTTATTAAATCTAAAATACTTCCTTCACATAATGATATTACTATTAAAGATATTAACACTGCAAAGAAAGTTCTTGACGATTATATAATTAAACATGAAGATGATTTAACAGAGGAAGAAATAGTTAATAAAGGTGTTAAAGGAATTGTAACTGGTCCTTCTACTATGATTTGTGCTTCTAGAATCGAATCATTTTATAAGAATAAAAATGATGCTATAATTGATTATGCACATGCATTTAATTCTGAATTAAAAGCTATTGAAGAAAAGACTGAAGCTAAATATATTCAAATTGATGAACCTATGTTATCTACAGGGATTGTAGATATGTCTGTTGCACACGAAGCTATTGATATTCTTACAGATGATATTGAGTTACCTATTGCTGTTCATGCGTGTGGCGATATATCTAAAATTTATAAAGATCTTGCTAATTTAAATGTTGATATTTTAGATTTGGAGTTTGCTGGAAATTATGATAATTTTAAAATACTTAAAAATAATATCTCTAAATTTAAAGGTAAAAAATTTGGTTTTGGCTGTTTAAACTCTGCTATAGATCAGGTAGATGATAAGTATAGAACCAGGGACTTAATTCATAAAGCAGTCAATGTCCTTGGAGAAGATAATATAATTCTTGATCCTGATTGCGGTCTTGGTAAATTAAGTCGTGAAAATGCATTTAAAAAACTTCAATTGATGTGCAATTTGAATAAAGAGTTTAATTCTTAA
- a CDS encoding DUF1894 domain-containing protein — protein sequence MSFCLDTYLQQSDDYKILLKQSGFKQCAQAVKDNSKQLVHVNAGEKVLGIRLIGIPPIPVGINPDKKTVCITYTKPCNGTSAIELPVSDDDIDDIKSKSIDY from the coding sequence ATGTCCTTTTGTCTAGATACATATTTACAACAATCTGATGATTATAAAATATTACTTAAACAATCAGGTTTTAAACAATGTGCTCAAGCAGTTAAAGATAATTCTAAACAGTTAGTACATGTTAATGCTGGTGAAAAAGTATTGGGTATTCGATTAATTGGTATACCACCAATACCAGTAGGAATTAATCCTGATAAAAAAACAGTATGTATTACTTATACAAAACCATGTAATGGTACATCAGCTATTGAGTTACCAGTATCTGATGATGATATTGATGATATAAAATCAAAAAGTATTGATTACTAA
- a CDS encoding DUF1890 domain-containing protein, protein MKALLLLGCPEISSQTPMAMYTCSKLIDLGYEVTISANPAAAKLVKVSDPKGYYKHKNVNIDNYLDKVQDEDYDLIIGFVHKDSAATYFITYCTLMKNTKKLALVFNRDQSLVDELAEMVDESTDAYIATARAYHNPNPIKVSLNKALDEILNNQ, encoded by the coding sequence ATGAAAGCATTATTATTACTAGGTTGTCCTGAGATTTCATCTCAGACACCTATGGCAATGTACACTTGTAGTAAATTAATTGATTTAGGTTATGAAGTAACTATTTCAGCAAATCCTGCAGCAGCTAAATTAGTTAAAGTTTCAGATCCAAAAGGATATTATAAACATAAAAATGTAAATATTGATAATTATCTTGATAAGGTTCAGGATGAAGATTATGATTTAATAATTGGGTTTGTACATAAGGATTCAGCAGCAACTTACTTTATTACTTATTGTACTTTAATGAAAAATACTAAAAAACTTGCTCTTGTATTTAATAGGGATCAATCTCTAGTTGATGAACTTGCAGAAATGGTTGATGAGTCAACAGATGCATATATTGCTACTGCTCGTGCTTATCACAATCCTAATCCTATTAAAGTAAGTTTAAATAAAGCTTTAGATGAAATTTTAAATAATCAATAA
- a CDS encoding 3-hydroxyacyl-CoA dehydrogenase, which produces MDIKNVVVAGGGVLGSQIAFQSAYKGFNVKIWLRSEGSIGRAQPKIDRLKEIYLNTLEAMKTNPVAYCRGLADEKDLSDEEIDKLKENVITAYDNLVLTTSYEEVGKDADLVIEAIAEDPKQKIPFYEELAKHLPEKTIIVTNSSTRLPSEFAEYTGRPEKYLALHFANEIWKNNTAEVMGHPGTDQKYYDEVAEFASNIGMIPLKLKKEQPGYILNSMLVPFLNAGEMLYAKGVADPETIDKTWMLATGAPSGPFRILDVVGLVTAYNIVIMNPKASNPDTIPGKIAALLKEKIDAGKTGVNAGEGFYKY; this is translated from the coding sequence ATGGATATAAAAAATGTTGTAGTAGCTGGTGGTGGAGTTTTAGGTAGTCAAATTGCATTTCAATCTGCATATAAAGGATTTAATGTAAAAATTTGGCTTAGAAGTGAGGGATCTATTGGAAGAGCTCAACCTAAAATTGACCGTTTAAAAGAAATTTATTTAAATACACTTGAAGCTATGAAAACTAACCCTGTTGCATATTGTAGAGGATTAGCTGATGAAAAAGATTTAAGTGATGAAGAAATTGATAAATTAAAGGAAAATGTTATAACTGCTTATGATAATCTTGTTTTAACAACAAGTTATGAAGAAGTAGGAAAAGATGCAGATCTTGTTATTGAAGCAATTGCTGAAGATCCTAAACAAAAAATTCCTTTTTATGAAGAATTAGCAAAACATCTTCCTGAAAAAACTATTATAGTTACTAATTCTTCAACTAGACTCCCTAGTGAATTTGCAGAATATACTGGTCGTCCTGAAAAATATTTAGCATTACACTTTGCTAATGAGATATGGAAAAATAATACTGCAGAAGTTATGGGTCATCCAGGTACTGATCAAAAATATTATGATGAAGTTGCAGAATTTGCATCTAATATTGGTATGATTCCTTTAAAACTTAAAAAAGAACAACCAGGTTATATATTAAATTCTATGCTTGTTCCATTTTTGAATGCTGGAGAAATGTTATATGCAAAAGGTGTTGCAGATCCTGAAACTATTGATAAAACATGGATGCTCGCAACTGGTGCTCCATCAGGTCCATTTAGAATACTTGATGTTGTTGGATTAGTTACTGCATACAATATTGTAATTATGAATCCAAAGGCTTCTAATCCTGATACTATTCCAGGTAAAATTGCTGCTTTACTTAAAGAAAAAATTGATGCAGGTAAAACTGGTGTAAATGCTGGTGAAGGTTTCTATAAATATTAA
- a CDS encoding DUF354 domain-containing protein, giving the protein MVKMKIWIDITNAPHVRFFRDVINYFKNEGEDVIVTTRDFGDIHKLMDMYDLDYISVGHHGVSLYEKLKDSTERINELIDIIAPEKPDVAMSKHSIELPRIAYGLGIPSLFVLDNEHATAANKLTLPLCNTIISPNVIDMWKLMEYGADPNKIIRYKGTSELMHFKHFKYNENIFEDLNLDLKFDKTIFMRPEPSLASYLDTDCSKSVLTPIVERLKDYANILILPRFKKQAEIFEGIENVTILNPPVDTSSIIKRSDLVIGAGGTMNREAAILQTPVISCYPGKTLSVDQYYVDNGLMFRSIDNDEIISKALDLIVNPHKKIDIKHDDLFKIIIDNVYKLAEIN; this is encoded by the coding sequence GTGGTTAAAATGAAGATTTGGATAGATATTACAAATGCACCACATGTACGTTTTTTTAGGGATGTAATCAATTATTTCAAAAATGAAGGGGAAGATGTAATTGTTACTACTCGTGATTTTGGTGATATTCATAAACTTATGGATATGTATGATTTAGATTATATTTCAGTAGGACATCATGGTGTTTCATTATATGAAAAACTTAAAGATTCAACAGAACGTATTAATGAATTGATTGATATTATTGCTCCTGAAAAACCAGATGTAGCAATGAGTAAACATTCAATTGAATTGCCGAGAATAGCTTATGGTCTTGGAATTCCGAGTCTATTTGTTCTTGATAATGAACATGCAACTGCAGCAAATAAACTTACACTCCCATTATGTAATACAATAATATCTCCAAATGTTATTGATATGTGGAAATTAATGGAATATGGTGCAGATCCAAATAAAATTATCCGTTATAAGGGTACTAGTGAATTAATGCATTTTAAACATTTTAAATATAACGAAAATATTTTTGAAGATTTAAATCTTGATTTGAAATTCGATAAAACTATATTTATGAGACCAGAACCTTCACTTGCATCTTATTTAGATACTGATTGTAGTAAATCTGTTTTAACTCCTATTGTAGAAAGACTTAAAGATTATGCTAATATTTTAATTTTACCAAGATTTAAAAAACAAGCTGAGATATTTGAAGGAATTGAAAATGTTACAATTCTTAATCCTCCTGTGGACACATCTAGTATTATTAAGAGAAGTGATCTTGTAATTGGTGCTGGTGGTACTATGAATAGGGAGGCCGCTATTTTACAAACACCTGTAATTTCATGTTATCCTGGTAAAACCTTATCTGTAGATCAGTATTATGTAGATAATGGGTTAATGTTTAGATCAATTGATAATGATGAGATTATTTCAAAAGCATTGGATTTAATAGTAAATCCCCATAAAAAAATAGATATAAAACATGATGACTTATTTAAAATAATTATTGACAATGTTTATAAACTTGCTGAAATTAATTAA
- the hypB gene encoding hydrogenase nickel incorporation protein HypB — MHKIADVKVAENIMKANKKLADDNQKIFNDNDIFCVDFVGAIGSGKTSLIEQFVDAVDENVGVLAGDVISKFDAERIEKHNVPVEGLNTGKECHLDAHLVEHGLSHLPLDDLDYVIIENVGNLICPVDFDLGSHMRVVVVSVTEGDDTVEKHPLIFQTSDLVIINKIDLADAVGADVNKMVSDAHKINPDVQVITMSLKENKGLDEFIDAVEKAKAENN; from the coding sequence ATGCATAAAATAGCAGATGTTAAAGTTGCTGAAAACATAATGAAAGCTAATAAAAAATTAGCTGATGACAATCAAAAAATTTTTAATGATAATGATATTTTTTGTGTTGATTTTGTAGGGGCTATTGGATCTGGAAAAACATCTCTTATTGAACAATTTGTAGATGCAGTAGATGAAAATGTAGGGGTGCTTGCTGGAGATGTTATTAGTAAGTTTGATGCTGAAAGAATTGAAAAACACAATGTTCCTGTAGAAGGTTTAAACACTGGTAAGGAATGTCACTTAGATGCTCATTTAGTAGAACATGGATTAAGTCATTTACCATTAGATGATTTAGATTATGTTATCATTGAAAATGTTGGAAACTTAATCTGTCCTGTTGATTTTGATTTAGGTTCCCATATGAGGGTTGTTGTTGTAAGTGTAACTGAAGGTGATGATACTGTAGAGAAACATCCACTTATTTTCCAAACATCTGATTTAGTTATTATTAATAAAATAGATCTCGCTGATGCAGTAGGTGCAGATGTTAATAAAATGGTTTCTGATGCACATAAAATAAATCCTGATGTTCAAGTAATCACTATGAGTTTAAAAGAAAATAAAGGTTTAGATGAATTTATTGATGCAGTTGAAAAAGCAAAAGCTGAAAATAACTAA
- the hypA gene encoding hydrogenase maturation nickel metallochaperone HypA: MHELSMAQSIMDSVLDNAEKNNATSVTSVTLEIGTLAMLNPEQVKFLLNVLKEDTIAENAEFIIEEIPVKIKCRDCGYEGGAIVDDTDHYAPMVNCPKCNTYRVDITNGKDVIVKNISIEIPEDN, from the coding sequence ATGCATGAATTATCAATGGCTCAAAGTATTATGGATTCTGTTTTGGATAATGCAGAAAAAAATAATGCAACTTCAGTTACTAGTGTTACTTTAGAAATTGGTACATTAGCTATGCTTAATCCAGAACAGGTTAAATTTTTACTTAATGTATTAAAAGAGGATACTATTGCAGAGAATGCTGAATTTATAATTGAGGAGATTCCTGTTAAAATTAAATGTAGGGATTGTGGTTATGAAGGTGGGGCTATTGTAGATGATACTGACCATTATGCTCCAATGGTTAATTGTCCGAAATGTAATACCTATAGGGTAGATATTACTAATGGTAAAGATGTTATTGTAAAAAATATTAGTATTGAAATACCTGAGGATAATTAA
- a CDS encoding ribose-phosphate diphosphokinase, with amino-acid sequence MIVSGSASQKLAASVAKELNDVFVRVETKKFPDGERYLRVHGDVDKEVTIIQSTGYPQDEHLVELLFLIKNLKDLGAEKVRVVVPYMGYARQERRFNDGEAISAKIVSELIELAGADEFVSINLHEDCVRDFFNIPAYNLSAMPAIAEYIDKVVDDPLIIAPDKGALGFAEEIAGILNCNCTYLKKVRLGPDKVETTIAEVEDGENNKVNISSVKGKEAVIIDDIIATGGTIVNAINILKEQGAKNVRVCCVHPTLVNDAVSKIYAAGALNLAGTDTLKSDVSFISVAKIIANHLND; translated from the coding sequence TTGATTGTTAGTGGTTCCGCTTCTCAAAAATTAGCTGCTTCAGTGGCTAAAGAGTTAAATGATGTTTTTGTAAGAGTAGAAACTAAAAAATTTCCAGATGGAGAAAGATACCTTCGTGTACATGGGGATGTTGATAAAGAAGTTACTATTATTCAATCCACTGGTTATCCTCAAGATGAACATCTTGTTGAATTATTATTTTTAATTAAGAATCTTAAAGATTTAGGGGCAGAAAAAGTTCGTGTTGTTGTACCTTATATGGGTTATGCTAGACAAGAACGTAGATTTAATGATGGTGAAGCAATTTCTGCAAAAATTGTTTCTGAACTAATTGAACTTGCTGGTGCAGATGAATTTGTTTCTATTAATCTTCATGAGGATTGTGTAAGGGATTTCTTTAATATTCCTGCTTATAATCTTTCAGCAATGCCTGCTATTGCAGAGTACATTGATAAGGTTGTAGATGATCCTTTAATTATCGCTCCAGATAAAGGTGCTTTGGGATTTGCTGAAGAAATTGCAGGTATTTTAAATTGTAATTGTACTTATCTTAAAAAAGTAAGGTTAGGTCCAGATAAAGTAGAAACTACTATTGCTGAAGTTGAAGATGGGGAAAACAATAAAGTTAATATCTCTTCAGTAAAAGGTAAAGAAGCTGTTATTATTGATGATATTATAGCAACTGGAGGTACTATTGTTAATGCTATTAATATTTTAAAAGAGCAAGGTGCAAAAAATGTACGTGTATGTTGTGTACATCCAACTCTTGTAAATGATGCGGTTTCAAAAATTTATGCAGCAGGTGCTCTTAATCTTGCAGGTACTGATACTTTAAAATCTGATGTGAGTTTTATTTCTGTTGCTAAAATAATTGCAAATCATTTAAATGATTGA
- a CDS encoding DUF4013 domain-containing protein produces MVSLTQTFKEGFDYAKQDYRSYLIIGIFGILVSLSSVLNQLGLKNSVVLSVSGIISFIFSLIICGYELRVIKENIKGNDILPEFSFEDDLVGGIKLFVLQIIYFIIPVVIICITAGVSLIGTVSKYPNLNITNVSSLNSISPNLLYSILGALTFTIIIGVILFIIFGLLSMFGQCRLAKTNSLREGISFSNSYNELRKAGILHTLGWIVLLIIIMVVIGIVGSIINLIPFVGVIISSLLIFPLTILLVSSALGKYYKYEILEE; encoded by the coding sequence ATGGTAAGTTTAACTCAAACATTTAAGGAAGGATTTGATTATGCTAAACAAGATTATAGATCTTACCTGATTATTGGAATATTTGGTATACTTGTTAGTTTAAGTTCTGTTCTTAATCAATTAGGTCTTAAAAATAGTGTAGTATTAAGTGTTTCTGGTATAATATCTTTTATATTTTCATTAATTATTTGCGGTTATGAATTACGTGTAATTAAAGAAAATATTAAAGGAAATGATATTTTACCCGAATTTTCATTTGAAGATGATTTGGTTGGTGGAATTAAACTGTTTGTTTTACAAATTATTTACTTTATAATTCCAGTTGTTATTATATGTATTACTGCAGGAGTATCTCTTATAGGAACTGTTTCTAAATATCCAAACTTAAATATAACTAATGTTAGTTCATTAAATAGTATTTCTCCAAATCTATTATATAGTATTCTTGGTGCATTAACTTTTACCATTATTATTGGTGTAATATTATTTATTATATTTGGACTTCTTTCAATGTTTGGTCAATGTAGATTAGCAAAAACTAATAGTTTACGAGAAGGTATTAGTTTTTCAAATTCTTATAATGAATTAAGAAAAGCAGGTATTTTACATACATTAGGATGGATTGTCCTATTAATAATTATTATGGTTGTAATTGGAATTGTTGGATCAATAATTAACTTAATTCCATTTGTTGGTGTAATAATTAGCAGTTTATTAATATTCCCATTAACAATATTATTAGTAAGTTCTGCATTAGGAAAATACTATAAATATGAAATTTTAGAAGAGTAA
- a CDS encoding transposase has translation MDNTRTHHAKIVEKACEILNINLIFLKPYCPDLNSIEDVWRKIKSKVYKSMYKNLNELIQIFEDEFYKIIDLTSFYTNWVNEYLGINIW, from the coding sequence TTGGATAACACAAGAACACATCATGCAAAAATTGTTGAAAAAGCTTGTGAAATATTGAACATAAATCTAATTTTTTTAAAACCATATTGCCCAGATTTAAATTCAATTGAAGATGTATGGCGTAAAATTAAATCCAAAGTATATAAATCAATGTATAAAAATTTAAACGAATTAATTCAAATATTTGAAGATGAATTCTATAAAATAATTGATTTAACATCATTTTACACAAATTGGGTCAATGAATATTTAGGTATAAACATTTGGTAA
- a CDS encoding helix-turn-helix domain-containing protein encodes MEKFNNKIEKHLELSEIADMLKEYKEYYNVYRRLLLIYMVANGESIAKASKNINISRKTGERWVKQYNKKGVDGLFSNYSNCGRKSYLTDQQLKELKQTITGNEKKYNLKDVKNLIKEKYGITYSEKQVWVITRQKLNLNYGKPFTKYNTHPENPEEDLKKN; translated from the coding sequence ATGGAAAAATTTAATAATAAAATTGAAAAACACTTAGAACTTTCAGAAATTGCAGATATGCTGAAAGAGTACAAGGAATATTACAATGTTTACAGACGTCTTTTATTAATTTACATGGTTGCAAATGGTGAAAGTATTGCTAAAGCCTCAAAAAACATTAATATTTCAAGAAAAACAGGTGAACGCTGGGTCAAACAATACAACAAAAAGGGTGTGGATGGTTTATTTTCAAATTATTCAAATTGTGGAAGAAAATCTTACCTAACTGACCAACAATTAAAAGAATTAAAACAAACAATAACAGGAAATGAAAAAAAATATAATTTAAAAGATGTAAAAAACCTAATTAAAGAAAAATACGGTATAACATATAGTGAAAAACAAGTATGGGTCATCACAAGACAAAAACTAAATTTAAACTATGGAAAACCATTCACTAAATACAACACACATCCAGAAAATCCAGAAGAAGATCTTAAAAAAAACTAA
- a CDS encoding 5-formyltetrahydrofolate cyclo-ligase: protein MNIVENKEILRNKIWKKLYEKDLSLRKNGDYGKIPDFKGKTKAAKLLRNTDEWKNAKTIFCSPDSAQIPVRKFALEDNKNLIMASPNLTKGYIFLDGKNIKNTNEAADKENAFKYQTKIKSYPKIDLVIEGSVAVDKKGHRIGKGKGYGDREICDLYEKSLINSKTPIITTIHNLQLVSYIPIEDHDMKINMIVTNDTILKIRTT, encoded by the coding sequence ATGAACATAGTCGAAAATAAAGAAATATTAAGAAATAAAATTTGGAAAAAATTATATGAAAAAGACTTATCTTTAAGAAAAAATGGGGATTATGGAAAAATTCCAGATTTCAAAGGAAAAACCAAAGCAGCCAAACTACTTAGAAACACTGATGAATGGAAAAATGCCAAAACAATATTCTGTAGCCCAGATTCAGCACAAATTCCAGTTCGTAAATTTGCACTTGAAGATAATAAGAATCTTATAATGGCTAGTCCTAATTTAACAAAAGGTTATATATTTTTAGATGGAAAAAATATTAAAAATACTAATGAAGCTGCAGATAAAGAAAATGCATTTAAATATCAAACTAAAATTAAAAGTTATCCTAAAATAGATTTAGTTATTGAAGGATCTGTTGCAGTGGATAAAAAAGGCCATAGAATAGGAAAAGGTAAAGGTTATGGAGATAGAGAAATTTGTGACTTATATGAAAAATCATTAATAAATTCAAAAACCCCAATAATTACAACAATACATAATTTACAATTAGTTAGTTACATACCTATAGAAGATCATGATATGAAAATAAATATGATTGTTACAAATGATACAATACTTAAAATAAGAACCACTTAA